In Nocardia sp. NBC_00403, one DNA window encodes the following:
- a CDS encoding LysE family translocator, with protein MPHWVDVLPQFLLACLILAALPGPATALFLQRAVRDGRAAGLAAVAGNEIGVFGWTLAGGAGLSVLLVANRFMNTAVHIVGGVVLIWLGVQAWRGARGDDEFGATMTKMLPTGRTPAAAFRASLISIAANPKAAVFGLTILPQFLPADGPVLPTVLVLAMIQLTIDTAWCVGVVVAADRAGAWLRRTGIRQRIERALGAVLVALGFGLAADAR; from the coding sequence ATGCCGCACTGGGTCGATGTCCTCCCCCAATTTCTGTTGGCCTGCCTCATTCTTGCCGCGCTGCCCGGCCCGGCCACGGCGCTGTTCCTGCAACGCGCGGTGCGCGACGGGCGCGCGGCGGGGCTGGCGGCGGTGGCGGGCAACGAGATCGGAGTGTTCGGGTGGACGCTGGCCGGCGGGGCGGGTCTGTCGGTGCTGCTGGTCGCGAACCGGTTCATGAATACCGCAGTGCACATCGTCGGTGGCGTGGTGTTGATCTGGCTCGGCGTACAGGCCTGGCGCGGGGCACGCGGCGATGACGAGTTCGGCGCCACTATGACGAAAATGCTGCCTACCGGACGGACGCCCGCCGCGGCCTTCCGCGCCTCGCTGATCTCGATCGCCGCCAACCCGAAGGCCGCGGTCTTCGGACTGACGATCCTCCCGCAATTTCTGCCCGCCGACGGACCGGTGCTGCCGACCGTGCTGGTCCTGGCCATGATCCAGCTCACCATCGACACCGCCTGGTGCGTCGGCGTTGTGGTGGCCGCCGACCGGGCCGGGGCCTGGCTGCGCAGAACCGGGATCCGGCAGCGGATCGAGCGGGCGCTCGGTGCGGTGCTGGTCGCACTCGGCTTCGGCCTCGCCGCCGACGCGCGCTGA
- the glgP gene encoding alpha-glucan family phosphorylase, with protein sequence MKALRRFTVRAHLPDRLAALGELSTNLRWSWHWPTQDLFAELDPELWREVGRDPVRMLGEVPAARLDELAADADYTGRVDATAADLRDYLTRPGRFQRQTDAPAVRGIAYFSMEFGVTEVLPNYSGGLGILAGDHLKAASDLGLPLIGVGLLYRSGYFRQSLTGDGWQTEHYPALDPQGLPLRLLTTDDGRAKPGRSDSAPVLVHVAMPDRRVLRARVWIAQVGRVPLLLLDSDIAENDPELRAVTDRLYGGDQDHRIKQEILAGIGGVRAVRAYTAATGLPDPDVFHMNEGHAGFLGVERIREFVSAGVDFDTALAAVRSATVFTTHTPVPAGIDRFPMPLVRRYFGGGHGESESAMLPGLSVDRIVALGREADPSVFNMAHMGLRMAQRANGVSQLHGAVSRAMFAPLWPGFDAAEVPIGSVTNGVHAPTWAAREWFDKAREYIGPELVEEARGWEKLRDVDLGELWSTRNTLRATLVDEVRRRVRASWLERGAASAELSWVESVFDPNVLTVGFARRVPTYKRLTLMLRDPERLRALLLDPERPMQLVVAGKSHPADDGGKALIQQVVRFADDPEVRHRIVFLPDYDMSMARYLYWGCDVWLNNPLRPLEACGTSGMKSALNGGLNLSIRDGWWDEMYDGENGWAIPTADGVSDEHRRDDLEAGALYDLFERTVAPRFYDRDRNDMPVRWVEMVRHTLQTLGPKVLASRMVRDYAVEYYAPAAAAGLRANADEFAAARASADYRRRVEAAWPSVKVIQVDSAGLPDTPIIGAELSLAARIDLGGLGTSDVTVQAVLGRVSPTDDLSDVTTFPMTHTGSDSGVEIFTVETPVPLSGAVGYTVRVLPHHELLASDAELGLVAAPSA encoded by the coding sequence GTGAAGGCACTTCGTCGATTCACCGTCCGTGCCCATCTGCCCGACCGTCTGGCGGCCCTGGGCGAACTGTCCACGAACCTGCGCTGGTCATGGCATTGGCCTACCCAGGACCTGTTCGCCGAGCTCGATCCCGAGCTGTGGCGCGAGGTCGGACGCGATCCGGTGCGGATGCTGGGGGAGGTACCCGCGGCGCGGCTGGACGAGCTCGCTGCCGACGCGGACTACACCGGGCGGGTCGACGCCACGGCCGCGGATCTGCGCGACTACCTGACGCGGCCCGGCCGGTTCCAACGGCAGACCGACGCGCCCGCCGTGCGCGGCATCGCCTACTTCTCCATGGAATTCGGTGTTACCGAGGTGCTTCCGAACTATTCCGGCGGCCTCGGCATCCTCGCTGGTGATCACCTGAAAGCCGCATCCGATCTCGGCCTGCCGCTGATCGGCGTCGGATTGCTGTATCGGTCCGGCTACTTCCGGCAATCGCTGACCGGCGACGGCTGGCAGACCGAGCACTATCCGGCGCTGGACCCGCAGGGCCTCCCGCTGCGCCTGCTGACCACCGACGATGGTCGAGCGAAGCCGGGGCGGTCGGATTCGGCGCCGGTGCTCGTGCACGTGGCAATGCCCGATCGGCGAGTGCTGCGGGCACGGGTGTGGATCGCACAGGTCGGGCGGGTGCCGTTGCTGCTGCTGGATTCCGATATCGCCGAGAACGATCCGGAGCTGCGAGCGGTCACCGACCGGCTCTACGGCGGCGACCAGGACCACCGCATCAAGCAGGAGATTCTGGCAGGCATCGGCGGTGTGCGCGCGGTGCGCGCCTACACCGCCGCGACCGGGCTGCCGGATCCCGACGTATTCCACATGAACGAGGGGCACGCCGGTTTCCTCGGTGTCGAGCGGATCCGCGAGTTCGTCTCGGCGGGAGTGGATTTCGATACCGCGCTGGCCGCGGTGCGGTCCGCAACGGTATTCACCACGCACACTCCGGTGCCCGCGGGCATCGACCGGTTCCCGATGCCGCTCGTGCGCAGGTACTTCGGCGGTGGCCACGGTGAATCCGAGTCCGCCATGCTGCCGGGACTGTCTGTCGACCGGATCGTGGCCCTCGGACGGGAGGCCGATCCGTCGGTCTTCAATATGGCGCACATGGGCTTGCGGATGGCTCAGCGCGCCAACGGTGTCTCCCAGCTGCACGGTGCGGTCAGCCGCGCGATGTTCGCGCCGCTGTGGCCGGGCTTCGACGCGGCCGAGGTGCCGATCGGTTCGGTCACCAACGGTGTGCACGCCCCGACCTGGGCCGCACGCGAATGGTTCGACAAGGCCCGCGAATACATCGGCCCCGAGCTGGTCGAAGAGGCGCGCGGCTGGGAGAAGCTGCGCGACGTCGACCTCGGCGAACTGTGGTCGACCCGTAACACCTTGCGCGCCACCCTTGTCGACGAGGTGCGCCGCCGAGTGCGCGCATCCTGGTTGGAGCGCGGCGCCGCGTCGGCCGAGTTGAGTTGGGTCGAGAGTGTTTTCGATCCGAATGTGCTGACCGTCGGTTTCGCCCGCCGGGTGCCGACCTACAAGCGGCTCACCCTGATGCTGCGCGACCCGGAGCGGTTGCGTGCGCTGCTGCTCGATCCCGAACGGCCGATGCAGCTGGTGGTCGCGGGCAAGAGCCATCCCGCCGACGACGGCGGCAAGGCGCTGATCCAGCAGGTGGTCCGCTTCGCCGACGATCCCGAGGTGCGCCACCGCATCGTCTTCCTGCCCGACTACGACATGTCGATGGCCCGCTACCTGTACTGGGGTTGCGATGTGTGGCTGAACAATCCGCTGCGGCCGCTGGAGGCGTGCGGCACCTCCGGCATGAAGTCCGCGCTCAACGGCGGACTCAACCTGTCCATTCGCGACGGCTGGTGGGACGAGATGTACGACGGCGAAAACGGTTGGGCCATTCCGACCGCCGACGGCGTCTCCGACGAGCACCGTCGCGACGATCTGGAGGCCGGTGCCCTCTACGACCTGTTCGAACGCACCGTCGCCCCGCGCTTCTACGACCGTGACCGCAACGACATGCCGGTGCGCTGGGTAGAGATGGTCAGGCACACATTGCAGACCCTCGGCCCGAAGGTATTGGCCTCACGCATGGTCCGTGACTATGCCGTCGAGTACTACGCTCCCGCCGCGGCCGCGGGCCTGCGGGCAAACGCCGACGAATTCGCCGCCGCTCGCGCGAGCGCCGACTATCGCCGCCGAGTGGAAGCCGCATGGCCCTCGGTCAAGGTGATCCAGGTCGACAGTGCGGGCCTGCCCGACACCCCGATCATCGGCGCGGAATTGTCCCTGGCCGCCCGCATCGACCTCGGTGGCCTCGGCACGTCCGACGTCACTGTTCAGGCCGTGCTCGGCCGGGTGTCGCCGACCGATGACCTGTCCGATGTCACCACGTTTCCGATGACCCACACCGGATCGGATTCCGGCGTCGAAATTTTCACCGTCGAAACTCCGGTGCCGCTGTCCGGCGCCGTCGGCTATACGGTGCGGGTGCTGCCCCACCATGAGCTGCTGGCCAGCGATGCCGAACTGGGGCTGGTCGCCGCGCCGAGCGCCTAG
- a CDS encoding VOC family protein, with protein sequence MELSSLYPVIGTDRLTETRDFYTKWLGFEITFEADWYLSLRRPGTVNYELALLDYTHETVPAAYRKPVRGLLLNFEVVDVDAEWERMVVQGGIEAELEIRTEDFGQRHFIVADPSGVLIDMITVIPPSQEYAEQFSDEYIAEKFTA encoded by the coding sequence ATGGAACTGAGCAGCCTCTACCCCGTCATCGGCACTGATCGGCTCACCGAAACCCGCGACTTCTACACCAAGTGGCTCGGCTTCGAGATCACCTTCGAGGCCGACTGGTATCTCAGCCTGCGCCGGCCGGGCACGGTGAACTACGAGCTCGCGCTGCTCGACTACACCCACGAGACCGTGCCTGCGGCCTACCGCAAGCCAGTGCGGGGTCTGCTGCTGAACTTCGAGGTCGTCGACGTCGACGCCGAGTGGGAGCGGATGGTGGTGCAGGGTGGCATCGAAGCCGAGCTGGAAATCCGCACCGAGGACTTCGGGCAGCGGCACTTCATCGTGGCCGATCCCAGCGGTGTGCTGATCGATATGATCACCGTGATCCCGCCGTCGCAGGAATACGCCGAGCAGTTCAGCGACGAGTACATTGCCGAGAAGTTCACCGCATGA
- a CDS encoding tetratricopeptide repeat protein: MSGAVDLSSLKQPPAGAAGPAGGDYAVNETDFETKVLRRSIAMPVVVALYSQRSPGSVELVKLLERLVVENGGSWALATVEAEANMRIAQAFGVQGIPTVIAVAGGQPLADFQGAQPESQVRQWLNAVIDAVAGKLDGEAAEPQPAEDPRFAAAEAALEQGDMAAAEAAYEAIIAAEPNNEEAKVALRQLRFLGRAQNIPGSAIATADSDPADVGAAFDAADLELFNQQPEAAFDRLIALIKRTAGDERTQVRTRLLELFELFDPADPVVVASRRKLAAALY; this comes from the coding sequence ATGTCCGGTGCGGTCGATCTGTCCAGTCTGAAGCAGCCCCCGGCCGGTGCGGCCGGTCCGGCCGGTGGCGACTATGCGGTGAACGAGACGGATTTCGAGACGAAGGTTTTGCGCCGCTCGATCGCGATGCCGGTGGTCGTCGCGCTGTACTCGCAGCGCAGCCCCGGCAGCGTCGAGCTGGTCAAACTGCTCGAGCGACTTGTCGTCGAAAACGGCGGCAGCTGGGCTTTGGCCACTGTCGAGGCCGAGGCCAATATGCGGATCGCGCAGGCCTTCGGCGTGCAGGGCATTCCGACGGTGATCGCGGTCGCCGGTGGCCAGCCGCTCGCGGATTTCCAAGGCGCACAGCCGGAATCGCAGGTTAGGCAGTGGCTGAACGCGGTCATCGACGCGGTGGCGGGCAAGCTCGACGGTGAGGCCGCCGAGCCGCAGCCCGCCGAGGATCCCCGTTTCGCCGCTGCCGAGGCGGCGCTGGAGCAGGGTGACATGGCAGCCGCGGAGGCCGCCTACGAGGCCATCATCGCCGCGGAGCCGAACAACGAAGAGGCCAAGGTCGCGCTGCGTCAGCTGCGTTTCCTCGGTCGTGCCCAGAACATTCCCGGATCGGCGATTGCGACCGCGGATTCCGATCCGGCCGATGTCGGTGCCGCCTTCGACGCCGCAGACCTCGAGCTGTTCAACCAACAGCCCGAGGCTGCGTTCGACCGGCTGATCGCGTTGATCAAGCGGACCGCCGGTGATGAGAGGACACAGGTCCGCACCCGCCTGCTGGAACTGTTCGAGCTCTTTGATCCGGCCGATCCGGTCGTCGTCGCGTCCCGCAGGAAGCTGGCCGCCGCGTTGTACTGA
- a CDS encoding VOC family protein yields MAVRNTFARIYVDDLDTALPTFTALTGAQPGLRFAYRDVELAGIGDFLLVAGTPASLAPFRNVQATTIVDTLEEVLAVVEREGGRTLDGPNDVPTGRNLTVRHPGGAIVEYVEFDASKVEALA; encoded by the coding sequence ATGGCAGTTCGCAACACCTTCGCCCGCATCTACGTCGACGATCTCGACACCGCCCTGCCGACCTTCACCGCTCTGACCGGCGCGCAGCCGGGTCTGCGCTTCGCCTATCGCGATGTGGAGCTGGCCGGAATCGGTGACTTCCTCCTGGTCGCCGGGACCCCGGCGAGCCTCGCCCCCTTCCGCAATGTGCAGGCCACCACGATCGTCGACACCCTCGAGGAAGTCCTCGCGGTGGTCGAGCGGGAGGGTGGGCGGACACTCGACGGACCCAACGACGTCCCGACCGGGCGCAATCTGACGGTGCGGCACCCGGGCGGTGCGATCGTCGAGTACGTCGAGTTCGATGCGAGCAAGGTCGAGGCGCTGGCCTGA
- the glgB gene encoding 1,4-alpha-glucan branching protein GlgB, whose translation MSDATVVKRRDLMLLAAGTHTDPHTVLGAHPHRDGTVIRALRPHAETVSARVGSADHPLKSLGHGIFAAVLPYPDVMDYRLVTTYPGGQQIITPDGYRFLPTVGELDLHLIGEGRHEHLWDVLGAHPRHYTTLDGEVSGTSFAVWAPNARGVTVIGDFDSWSGNTAPMRALGSSGVWEVFVPGVGVGAKYKFRVHGADGRTVDHADPLAFATELPPATASVVTESNYAWSDHDWVAARERTDPTRAPMSVYEVHLGSWHPGLGYRELADQLADYVRAAGFTHIELLPIAEHPFGGSWGYQVTSYYAPTARFGSPDDFRSFVDRLHAAGIGVLLDWVPAHFPRDEWALARFDGTPLYEHPDPRRGEQLDWGTYVFDFGRNEVRNFLVANARYWIEEFHIDGLRVDAVASMLYLDYSRPEGGWEPNVYGGRENLEAVDFLQDLNNTVHRYHPGVVTIAEESTSWPGVTRGTDVGGLGFTMKWNMGWMHDTLGFLGRDPIHRSWHHNEITFSLVYAWSENYVLPISHDEVVHGKGTLWTRMPGDDFAKAAGVRALLAYMWAHPGKQLLFMGQDFGQFREWSHDRGLDWHELDNPLHLGITAAVRDLNAVYRAHPAFWTQDTAPGGYSWIEADDRANNVLAFLRYGSDGSMVACVYNFSGSVHDEYRVGLPATGRWREILNTDAIAYGGSGIGNLGAVTALDEPWHGRPASATVALAPNSAVWLAPD comes from the coding sequence ATGAGCGATGCCACGGTGGTGAAACGCCGCGACCTGATGCTGCTCGCGGCCGGAACCCACACCGATCCGCACACCGTGCTCGGTGCGCACCCACACCGCGACGGCACGGTCATCCGGGCGCTGCGGCCGCACGCGGAGACGGTGTCGGCACGCGTCGGCAGTGCCGACCATCCACTGAAGTCGTTGGGGCACGGGATATTCGCCGCAGTGCTGCCCTACCCCGATGTCATGGACTATCGCCTCGTGACCACCTATCCGGGCGGCCAGCAGATCATCACCCCCGATGGGTACCGCTTCCTGCCCACCGTCGGTGAGCTCGATCTGCATCTCATCGGCGAAGGCCGCCACGAACACCTGTGGGATGTGCTCGGCGCGCATCCGCGCCACTACACCACCCTTGACGGCGAGGTGAGCGGCACCTCGTTCGCGGTCTGGGCTCCGAATGCCCGCGGCGTCACCGTGATCGGTGATTTCGACAGCTGGAGCGGCAACACCGCACCGATGCGCGCACTCGGCTCATCCGGGGTATGGGAAGTGTTCGTGCCCGGTGTGGGCGTCGGCGCCAAATACAAGTTCCGGGTACATGGTGCGGACGGCCGGACGGTGGACCACGCCGATCCGCTGGCGTTCGCGACGGAACTCCCCCCTGCCACCGCGTCGGTCGTCACCGAGAGCAATTACGCGTGGTCCGACCATGATTGGGTCGCCGCTCGCGAACGCACCGATCCGACGCGCGCGCCGATGAGCGTCTACGAAGTCCATCTCGGATCCTGGCATCCCGGTCTCGGGTACCGCGAATTGGCCGACCAGCTGGCCGATTACGTGCGCGCGGCCGGATTCACCCACATCGAGCTGCTGCCTATCGCCGAGCACCCGTTCGGCGGCTCCTGGGGATACCAGGTCACCTCCTACTACGCGCCCACCGCGCGCTTCGGCTCCCCCGACGACTTCCGCTCCTTCGTGGATCGCCTGCACGCCGCGGGGATCGGCGTGCTGCTGGACTGGGTACCCGCGCACTTCCCGCGCGACGAATGGGCGCTGGCCCGCTTCGACGGCACCCCGCTCTACGAACATCCCGACCCGCGCCGCGGCGAGCAACTCGACTGGGGCACCTACGTTTTCGACTTCGGCCGCAACGAGGTCCGCAACTTCCTCGTCGCCAACGCCAGGTACTGGATCGAGGAGTTCCACATCGACGGCCTGCGCGTCGACGCGGTGGCCTCCATGCTGTACCTGGATTACTCACGCCCCGAAGGGGGTTGGGAGCCGAATGTGTATGGCGGCCGGGAGAACCTGGAAGCCGTCGATTTCCTCCAGGACCTGAACAACACCGTGCACCGGTACCACCCCGGCGTCGTCACCATTGCCGAAGAATCGACGAGTTGGCCCGGAGTGACCAGGGGCACCGACGTCGGCGGCCTCGGTTTCACCATGAAGTGGAACATGGGCTGGATGCACGACACCCTAGGGTTCCTCGGCCGCGATCCGATCCACCGCTCCTGGCACCACAACGAGATCACCTTCTCATTGGTGTACGCATGGAGCGAGAACTACGTGCTGCCGATCAGCCACGACGAAGTCGTGCACGGCAAGGGCACCCTGTGGACCAGGATGCCCGGCGACGATTTCGCCAAGGCCGCGGGCGTGCGCGCCCTGCTGGCCTATATGTGGGCCCATCCCGGTAAGCAATTGCTGTTCATGGGGCAGGATTTCGGCCAGTTTCGTGAATGGTCGCACGATCGCGGCCTGGACTGGCACGAGCTGGACAATCCGCTGCACCTCGGCATCACCGCCGCCGTGCGCGACCTCAACGCGGTCTATCGCGCGCACCCCGCGTTCTGGACGCAGGACACCGCACCCGGTGGGTACTCCTGGATCGAGGCCGACGACCGCGCCAACAATGTCCTGGCCTTCCTGCGCTACGGCTCCGACGGCTCGATGGTCGCTTGCGTCTACAACTTCTCCGGTTCGGTGCACGACGAATACCGCGTCGGCCTGCCCGCCACCGGCCGCTGGCGCGAAATCCTCAACACCGACGCCATCGCCTACGGCGGCTCCGGCATCGGCAACCTCGGCGCCGTGACCGCGCTCGACGAGCCATGGCACGGCAGGCCGGCGTCGGCGACCGTCGCCCTGGCCCCCAACAGCGCGGTCTGGCTCGCGCCGGATTAG
- a CDS encoding TetR/AcrR family transcriptional regulator, translating into MPSTMRTQQREETRSALLRESRRLFATKGYGAVGLSEIVAATGVTKGALYHNFAGKAELFRAVLEQLQHEVGERVAAAAEAHTDPWTQLMVGCETFLTTCTAPEIQRIMLIDGPAVLGWHEWRAMDEAASARHLAQALALLIDDGVLTPQPIAPLTHLLSGAMNEAALWLASTDDPSALADTTAALRRLLEAMRTRKP; encoded by the coding sequence ATGCCGAGCACCATGCGGACCCAGCAGCGCGAAGAGACGCGCAGCGCGCTGCTCCGCGAGAGCCGGCGCTTGTTTGCGACGAAAGGCTATGGTGCCGTTGGCCTATCGGAGATCGTGGCGGCTACCGGAGTGACCAAGGGTGCGCTTTACCACAACTTCGCAGGCAAGGCCGAACTGTTCCGCGCGGTGCTCGAACAGCTACAGCACGAGGTCGGCGAACGAGTCGCGGCGGCCGCGGAAGCCCACACTGACCCCTGGACGCAGCTGATGGTCGGCTGCGAGACCTTCCTGACCACCTGCACCGCCCCGGAGATCCAACGCATCATGCTGATCGACGGTCCCGCCGTACTCGGCTGGCACGAATGGCGCGCGATGGACGAGGCCGCCTCCGCCCGGCACCTCGCCCAAGCGCTGGCCCTGCTCATCGACGACGGCGTACTCACACCACAGCCGATAGCACCCCTCACCCACCTGCTGTCCGGTGCCATGAACGAAGCCGCGCTGTGGCTGGCGAGCACCGACGACCCCAGCGCCCTGGCCGACACGACCGCGGCACTGCGCCGACTACTCGAAGCGATGCGCACCCGAAAGCCGTGA
- a CDS encoding alpha-1,4-glucan--maltose-1-phosphate maltosyltransferase, translated as MTGRIAIDDTAPSIAGGRPAKAVVGEVFPVRTVVWREGHDAVAATLAVRAPGTSRITRIRMAPDFEPDVFNGTFVPNLPGAWTYRIEGWSDPIATWRAAVEAKLAVGQSAVDLANDLELGARLFERAAQAVPKKQFERLRAAATALRSNEQLPARVASAFGAEISEILRTTPLRDIVTRGAQHTVQVERQRALYGSWYEFFPRSTGGRDAAGNPIHGTFTTAAKELPRIAGMGFDVIYLPPIHPIGEINRKGRNNALTAEPDDVGSPWAIGSKDGGHDAIHPALGTEADFTEFVSTASELGLEVALDLALQCAPDHPWVQTHPEWFTTLPDGTIAFAENPPKKYQDIYPVNFDNDPDGLYAEILRVVRHWIGSGVKIFRVDNPHTKPADFWEWLIAQVRRTDPEVIFLSEAFTRPARLYGLARRGFSQSYTYFTWRIAKWELAEFGKELAAKADEARPNLFTNTPDILHESLQHGGPGMFAIRAVLAATLAPTWGIYSGFELFEHQAVRPGSEEYLDSEKYELRPRPFAEALARGESLEPWITRLNEIRRAHPALQQLRCVHFHHVDNDALIAYSKIDPVSGDAVLIVVNLNPFGAEQGMISLDLPAIGHEWHDHPVVYDQVSGEEYHWAQTNYVRLDPANSVAHILALPPVPQQVRAELAYRRTFR; from the coding sequence GTGACCGGCCGCATCGCTATCGATGACACTGCCCCGTCCATCGCGGGCGGCCGACCGGCCAAGGCCGTGGTCGGCGAGGTCTTTCCGGTGCGCACCGTGGTCTGGCGTGAGGGGCACGACGCGGTTGCCGCCACGCTGGCGGTGCGCGCTCCCGGCACGTCACGGATCACCAGGATTCGGATGGCGCCGGATTTCGAGCCCGACGTATTCAACGGGACATTCGTCCCGAACCTGCCCGGCGCGTGGACCTATCGCATCGAGGGCTGGAGCGATCCGATCGCCACCTGGCGCGCGGCGGTCGAGGCAAAACTGGCCGTCGGGCAGAGCGCCGTGGATCTGGCCAACGATCTCGAGCTCGGCGCCCGACTGTTCGAGCGCGCGGCCCAAGCCGTGCCGAAGAAACAATTCGAGCGCCTCCGAGCGGCCGCGACCGCGCTGCGCAGCAACGAACAGCTGCCCGCACGGGTCGCGTCGGCCTTCGGCGCGGAGATCTCCGAGATCCTGCGCACGACGCCGTTGCGGGACATAGTCACCCGAGGCGCGCAGCACACCGTGCAGGTGGAACGTCAACGCGCACTGTACGGCTCGTGGTACGAGTTCTTCCCGCGCTCGACCGGCGGCCGGGACGCCGCGGGCAACCCGATCCACGGCACCTTCACCACGGCGGCGAAGGAACTACCGCGCATCGCGGGCATGGGTTTCGACGTCATCTATCTGCCGCCGATCCATCCGATCGGCGAGATCAACCGCAAGGGCCGCAACAACGCGCTCACCGCCGAGCCGGACGATGTCGGCTCGCCGTGGGCGATCGGGTCGAAGGACGGCGGGCACGACGCGATCCATCCGGCACTCGGCACCGAAGCCGACTTCACCGAGTTCGTCAGCACCGCTTCCGAACTCGGCCTCGAGGTGGCCCTCGATCTGGCCCTGCAGTGTGCACCCGATCATCCCTGGGTACAGACGCATCCGGAGTGGTTCACCACGCTGCCCGACGGCACCATCGCCTTCGCCGAGAATCCGCCGAAAAAGTACCAGGACATCTATCCGGTCAACTTCGACAACGATCCCGACGGGCTGTACGCGGAAATCCTGCGTGTGGTGCGGCACTGGATCGGCTCGGGCGTCAAGATCTTCCGTGTCGACAACCCGCACACCAAACCCGCCGACTTCTGGGAATGGTTGATCGCGCAGGTGCGACGCACCGACCCCGAGGTGATCTTCCTCTCCGAGGCGTTCACCAGGCCGGCTCGGCTGTACGGCCTCGCGAGACGCGGATTCAGCCAGTCCTACACATACTTCACGTGGCGCATCGCCAAATGGGAGCTGGCCGAATTCGGCAAGGAGCTGGCCGCGAAAGCGGACGAGGCCCGACCGAACCTGTTCACCAACACCCCCGACATCCTGCACGAGAGCCTCCAGCACGGCGGGCCTGGCATGTTCGCCATTCGCGCGGTCCTCGCAGCGACCTTGGCCCCTACCTGGGGCATCTACTCCGGATTCGAATTGTTCGAGCACCAGGCGGTGCGACCGGGCAGCGAGGAGTACCTGGATTCCGAGAAGTACGAACTGCGCCCACGCCCGTTCGCCGAGGCGCTGGCGCGCGGAGAATCGTTGGAGCCGTGGATCACTCGGCTGAACGAGATCCGTCGCGCGCACCCCGCCCTCCAGCAGCTGCGCTGCGTGCATTTCCATCACGTCGACAACGACGCGCTGATCGCCTACTCGAAGATCGATCCGGTCAGCGGCGACGCCGTGCTGATCGTGGTGAACCTCAACCCCTTCGGCGCCGAGCAGGGCATGATTTCGCTCGACCTGCCCGCGATCGGGCACGAATGGCACGACCATCCGGTCGTCTACGACCAGGTCAGCGGCGAGGAATACCACTGGGCGCAAACGAATTACGTGCGGCTGGATCCGGCCAACTCGGTCGCTCACATTCTGGCGCTGCCGCCGGTGCCGCAGCAGGTTCGCGCCGAACTCGCCTATCGCAGGACCTTCCGATGA